From Eriocheir sinensis breed Jianghai 21 chromosome 37, ASM2467909v1, whole genome shotgun sequence, one genomic window encodes:
- the LOC127008328 gene encoding uncharacterized protein LOC127008328 isoform X2 yields MAGQTSMVLWGLRVVLTCFKAIGGFPYSWDDTIAHVSSSSRNPSPTSIFSPNGNSPGEVKASGGSWYNRVLPLISQSRDSSSACPPHGGSTPREGGVSGFWAWSSSKESSQQICPRLKRARWHRVWAAGMGVVYLLAVSVFVYDGFRNGLPRRVPASEAIYFIMDVVTMVVLATLLLHMLLKSDHLAALVSHLDTLPPGPSLDSWAPTYAAHIIPLLALFLASLCCTMTLFSNVLRPLESWASILRTTVTYATAYVLTYVILALYNSLLYLLYVILATRMRDLRIALEDIRRERRDRGGKGSVGEDLRQRVGPVLCDLWHAQMLLNASLGAPILLLMAEMVIGTISNGYYILSEARRNIQSVVYLVNDSVNLMYLCHAPALMHDQLEEMRYMMKKWRMETTDSRTEKELTHLLDLLDSYPSFSVSGYYVLSRARLVDIMSFSATYLVVLLQFHMGERTDDAPATPTPTPAPESP; encoded by the exons ATGGCCGGACAAACATCAATGGTTCTATGGGGGTTAAGAGTAGTGCTGACGTGCTTCAAGGCAATAGGAGGCTTCCCCTACTCCTGGGACGACACCATAGCCCACGTCTCCTCCTCATCACGCAATCCGTCCCCGACGTCCATATTTTCCCCCAACGGCAACTCTCCCGGGGAAGTAAAAGCATCTGGTGGGAGCTGGTACAACAGAGTCCTTCCCCTGATCTCCCAGTCACGTGACTCTTCTAGTGCATGTCCTCCCCACGGTGGTTCAACCCCGCGGGAAGGTGGTGTGTCAGGATTCTGGGCGTGGTCGAGCAGCAAGGAGTCCAGCCAACAGATTTGTCCCAGGCTGAAGAGAGCTCGTTGGCACAGGGTATGGGCGGCGGGCATGGGTGTGGTCTACCTCCTCGCTGTATCCGTCTTCGTGTATGATGGCTTTAGAAATGGCTTGCCCAGGAGAGTGCCCGCCTCTGAAGCTATTTACTTCATCATGGatgtggtgacgatggtggtgctGGCGACCTTGCTCCTTCATATGTTGTTGAAGTCTGACCATCTGGCTGCCCTGGTGAGCCATCTGGATACCCTACCCCCCGGGCCCTCTCTTGACTCCTGGGCCCCGACCTACGCCGCGCACATCATTCCTCTGCTGGCCTTGTTTTTGGCGAGTCTTTGCTGTACAATGACGCTCTTCTCGAATGTCCTGAGACCTTTAGAATCATGGGCCAGCATCCTGAGAACCACAGTCACGTACGCAACGGCCTACGTTCTGACCTACGTCATTCTGGCGCTGTATAACTCCCTGCTCTACCTCCTCTATGTTATTCTGGCCACTCGCATGCGGGACCTTCGAATTGCCTTGGAGGATATCCGGCGGGAGAGGAGAGATCGAGGCGGGAAGGGCAGCGTCGGGGAAGATCTGCGTCAGAGAGTCGGGCCGGTGTTGTGTGACCTTTGGCACGCTCAGATGCTCCTCAACGCCTCCCTCGGCGCCCCCATCCTGCTGCTCATGGCGGAGATGGTCATAGGCACGATTTCGAATGGTTATTATATCTTAAGCGAGGCGAGGAGAAACATCCAGTCGGTCGTGTATTTGGTAAACGACTCCGTGAACTTGATGTACCTGTGCCACGCCCCCGCCCTGATGCACGACCAG ctggaaGAAATGCGTTACATGATGAAGAAATGGCGGATGGAGACGACGGATTCCAGGACCGAAAAAGAG CTGACGCACCTCCTCGACCTGCTGGATTCCTACCCGAGCTTCAGCGTCTCCGGCTACTATGTGCTGTCCCGGGCCAGACTGGTGGAC ATCATGAGCTTCTCGGCGACCTACCTCGTGGTTCTGCTACAGTTCCACATGGGAGAGCGCACGGATGACGCCCctgccacgcccacgcccacgcccgcacCGGAGAGCCCTTGA
- the LOC127008328 gene encoding uncharacterized protein LOC127008328 isoform X1, translating into MAGQTSMVLWGLRVVLTCFKAIGGFPYSWDDTIAHVSSSSRNPSPTSIFSPNGNSPGEVKASGGSWYNRVLPLISQSRDSSSACPPHGGSTPREGGVSGFWAWSSSKESSQQICPRLKRARWHRVWAAGMGVVYLLAVSVFVYDGFRNGLPRRVPASEAIYFIMDVVTMVVLATLLLHMLLKSDHLAALVSHLDTLPPGPSLDSWAPTYAAHIIPLLALFLASLCCTMTLFSNVLRPLESWASILRTTVTYATAYVLTYVILALYNSLLYLLYVILATRMRDLRIALEDIRRERRDRGGKGSVGEDLRQRVGPVLCDLWHAQMLLNASLGAPILLLMAEMVIGTISNGYYILSEARRNIQSVVYLVNDSVNLMYLCHAPALMHDQVKELIKGLEGKTHVETQGGHQGGQGRVDGAKKLLNRTSLEEMRYMMKKWRMETTDSRTEKELTHLLDLLDSYPSFSVSGYYVLSRARLVDIMSFSATYLVVLLQFHMGERTDDAPATPTPTPAPESP; encoded by the exons ATGGCCGGACAAACATCAATGGTTCTATGGGGGTTAAGAGTAGTGCTGACGTGCTTCAAGGCAATAGGAGGCTTCCCCTACTCCTGGGACGACACCATAGCCCACGTCTCCTCCTCATCACGCAATCCGTCCCCGACGTCCATATTTTCCCCCAACGGCAACTCTCCCGGGGAAGTAAAAGCATCTGGTGGGAGCTGGTACAACAGAGTCCTTCCCCTGATCTCCCAGTCACGTGACTCTTCTAGTGCATGTCCTCCCCACGGTGGTTCAACCCCGCGGGAAGGTGGTGTGTCAGGATTCTGGGCGTGGTCGAGCAGCAAGGAGTCCAGCCAACAGATTTGTCCCAGGCTGAAGAGAGCTCGTTGGCACAGGGTATGGGCGGCGGGCATGGGTGTGGTCTACCTCCTCGCTGTATCCGTCTTCGTGTATGATGGCTTTAGAAATGGCTTGCCCAGGAGAGTGCCCGCCTCTGAAGCTATTTACTTCATCATGGatgtggtgacgatggtggtgctGGCGACCTTGCTCCTTCATATGTTGTTGAAGTCTGACCATCTGGCTGCCCTGGTGAGCCATCTGGATACCCTACCCCCCGGGCCCTCTCTTGACTCCTGGGCCCCGACCTACGCCGCGCACATCATTCCTCTGCTGGCCTTGTTTTTGGCGAGTCTTTGCTGTACAATGACGCTCTTCTCGAATGTCCTGAGACCTTTAGAATCATGGGCCAGCATCCTGAGAACCACAGTCACGTACGCAACGGCCTACGTTCTGACCTACGTCATTCTGGCGCTGTATAACTCCCTGCTCTACCTCCTCTATGTTATTCTGGCCACTCGCATGCGGGACCTTCGAATTGCCTTGGAGGATATCCGGCGGGAGAGGAGAGATCGAGGCGGGAAGGGCAGCGTCGGGGAAGATCTGCGTCAGAGAGTCGGGCCGGTGTTGTGTGACCTTTGGCACGCTCAGATGCTCCTCAACGCCTCCCTCGGCGCCCCCATCCTGCTGCTCATGGCGGAGATGGTCATAGGCACGATTTCGAATGGTTATTATATCTTAAGCGAGGCGAGGAGAAACATCCAGTCGGTCGTGTATTTGGTAAACGACTCCGTGAACTTGATGTACCTGTGCCACGCCCCCGCCCTGATGCACGACCAGGTGAAGGAACTGATTAAGGGATTGGAGGGGAAGACGCATGTGGAGACGCAGGGCGGACACCAGGGAGGACAAGGCAGGGTAGACGGAGCAAAAAAGCTTCTAAATCGCACATCG ctggaaGAAATGCGTTACATGATGAAGAAATGGCGGATGGAGACGACGGATTCCAGGACCGAAAAAGAG CTGACGCACCTCCTCGACCTGCTGGATTCCTACCCGAGCTTCAGCGTCTCCGGCTACTATGTGCTGTCCCGGGCCAGACTGGTGGAC ATCATGAGCTTCTCGGCGACCTACCTCGTGGTTCTGCTACAGTTCCACATGGGAGAGCGCACGGATGACGCCCctgccacgcccacgcccacgcccgcacCGGAGAGCCCTTGA
- the LOC127008330 gene encoding glycosylated lysosomal membrane protein-like has product MRGLAVMVVVVGVLGAASALPSRVLTNPEVNPGCDVDCEEPWVVMTAGMTTDSTLFHLWGAKEALSFLVVAATGGLDANITVDWAALRNGSAGSITFPSKPSHVFGFVIPSLILYNDADDAGAFKNQNESVRVPVSDFTWSAQTLPESDHEAAVLLQTTHFQGNVLPNDTRLLIQVAAYGEDGRSTVLPHLLRTPDSAQLDLVLDNFNLNISEETQTWKEARWGMDVVVFSSEHNTTEEDAEIKFLTQKSLDDEHTPGVFNLDQISTTGARTGAKGGGYLQWRPVSYLTSDRDINEATTPNINTSLPQLDSLTDPLKASLAYAVLGDNLTLPGGAVTTVISFGQSKDKFYTAENYTTWTVALGEGSPPEETFSTLIVVIICIGVALPTIMLLGGCVALGVRRYRRRSANSLLAHQE; this is encoded by the exons ATGAGAGgactggcggtgatggtggtggtggtgggcgtacTGGGAGCTGCTTCCGCCCTCCCCTCCAGAGTC CTTACCAACCCTGAGGTCAACCCAGGGTGTGACGTGGATTGCGAGGAGCCATGGGTGGTGATGACAGCAGGCATGACCACCGACAGCACCTTATTCCACCTCTGGGGTGCCAAGGAGGCCCTGAGTTTCCTTGTGGTGGCAGCAACGGGTGGACTAGATGCAAACATTACCGTGGACTGGGCTGCCCTCCGTAATGGGTCCGCGGGCTCCATCACGTTCCCTAGCAAGCCGTCTCATGTGTTTGGCTTTGTGATTCCTAGT CTTATCCTGTACAACGATGCGGATGATGCCGGAGCCTTTAAAAACCAGAATGAATCGGTAAGGGTGCCAGTGTCGGACTTCACCTGGAGCGCACAGACACTGCCCGAATCTGACCATGAGGCGGCGGTACTCCTGCAGACCACTCACTTCCAAGGCAACGTCCTCCCCAACGACACAAGGCTACTGATACAG GTGGCAGCGTACGGTGAGGACGGCCGGAGCACTGTCTTGCCCCACCTCCTGCGCACCCCAGACTCGGCCCAGCTTGATCTCGTCCTCGACAACTTCAACCTCAACATCAGTGAGGA GACTCAGACGTGGAAGGAGGCTCGCTGGGGCATGGACGTGGTGGTGTTCAGCTCCGAGCATAACACAACCGAGGAGGATGCTGAAATTAAGTTCCTCACCCAGAAGTCCCTTGACGATGAGCACACTCCCGGGGTCTTCAAC CTGGACCAAATAAGCACCACTGGAGCACGGACCGGGGCCAAGGGTGGGGGATACCTGCAGTGGCGTCCTGTTAGTTACCTCACTTCAGACAGAGACATCAACGAGGCCACCACCCCAAACATCAACACCTCCCTGCCCCAACTTGACAGCCTCACGGACCCCCTCAAGGCATCACTGGCCTATGCCGTACTGGGGGATAATTTGACACTACCCGGAGGTGCAGTCACCACGGTCATCAGCTTCGGGCAGTCCAAAGATAAATTCTACACTGCCGAGAACTACACTACCTG GACGGTGGCGCTGGGTGAGGGTTCGCCCCCTGAGGAGACGTTCTCGACCCTGATAGTGGTGATCATCTGCATCGGCGTGGCGCTCCCAACCATCATGCTCCTGGGCGGCTGTGTGGCGTTGGGTGTTCGCCGCTACCGCCGCCGCTCAGCCAATAGCCTCCTCGCGCACCAGGAGTGA